Proteins encoded within one genomic window of Acinetobacter sp. YWS30-1:
- a CDS encoding RNA pyrophosphohydrolase, whose translation MIDSEGFRPNVGIILANDAGQVLWAKRIGHNAWQFPQGGIQYGETPEQALYRELREEVGLLPEHVQIIAQTKGWLRYRLPYRYIRTDSDPVCIGQKQKWFLLKLTAPVQNIQLDLSDPPEFDQWQWVSYWYPLGQVVNFKRDVYRKAMIELCQQLPQQKP comes from the coding sequence ATGATCGACTCAGAAGGTTTCCGACCGAATGTCGGGATCATTTTGGCAAACGATGCTGGACAGGTTTTATGGGCAAAACGCATTGGTCATAATGCATGGCAATTTCCACAAGGAGGTATCCAATATGGAGAAACCCCTGAGCAGGCACTTTATCGTGAGCTGAGAGAAGAAGTTGGCTTACTGCCTGAACACGTCCAGATTATCGCGCAGACCAAAGGATGGTTGCGTTATCGTTTGCCGTATCGATACATTCGCACGGATTCAGATCCGGTATGTATCGGTCAAAAACAGAAGTGGTTTTTACTCAAACTGACGGCGCCCGTACAGAACATTCAACTTGATCTGTCCGATCCGCCCGAATTTGATCAATGGCAATGGGTCAGTTACTGGTATCCATTAGGCCAAGTGGTGAATTTTAAACGCGATGTTTATCGCAAGGCCATGATTGAACTCTGTCAGCAATTACCACAACAAAAACCTTAA